In the Paenibacillus sp. FSL H7-0357 genome, one interval contains:
- a CDS encoding Ger(x)C family spore germination protein, with product MSPIKSKVLPRLLLALLIPLLLSGCWERKELNELAFVLGMGLDKAESGYRVTMQVVIPSSISSQTAGGTSGGGVPVVVSSFTVPTFYESDRQYNLISSRTAYKGHIRVLVIGEELARTGIAEILDVLKRSREPRNDYYVMVAKGTTAEEMLKVLTPLDKIPANKLFSSLDKSYKISAKTAAVPLNRFVDDLLYEGINPVLTGVEVVGNASEGDKMSNLEQSVPKASLQYRSLAVFKKDKMVGWLSDKETIGYNYITDNVVKTSGIVIGDDGRPIVIEAIRTTTKRKMKMVGGEPHIYIHVKAEGNVQEVQSKDNLEAESVIRQLERKSEERIILRMETAVKHINERYNVDVMGFGQLIYRANPKAWARLKQTKGDNYLKSLPVHYKVTMSINRIGVTDKSFIDDVKE from the coding sequence ATGAGCCCAATAAAAAGTAAAGTCCTTCCTCGGCTGCTGCTTGCCCTTCTCATTCCCCTGCTGCTTAGCGGTTGCTGGGAAAGAAAGGAATTAAATGAATTAGCCTTTGTGCTGGGAATGGGACTGGATAAGGCGGAATCCGGCTACAGGGTCACGATGCAGGTGGTTATTCCTTCTTCGATTTCTTCGCAGACAGCAGGAGGAACGAGCGGCGGCGGGGTACCAGTGGTTGTATCCAGCTTCACAGTGCCCACGTTCTATGAATCGGACCGGCAATACAATCTCATCAGTTCGAGAACCGCCTACAAAGGGCATATCCGCGTACTGGTGATCGGAGAGGAGCTAGCACGGACCGGTATCGCTGAGATACTTGATGTACTGAAGCGGAGCCGGGAGCCGCGGAATGATTACTATGTCATGGTCGCGAAAGGGACCACAGCGGAAGAAATGCTGAAGGTTCTCACCCCGCTTGATAAAATACCGGCGAATAAATTGTTTAGTTCCCTGGACAAATCCTACAAGATATCAGCCAAAACTGCTGCGGTACCCCTTAACAGGTTTGTTGATGATCTGCTGTATGAAGGAATTAACCCGGTGTTGACCGGAGTTGAGGTGGTTGGCAATGCCAGCGAAGGCGACAAGATGAGCAATCTGGAACAGAGCGTACCTAAAGCCAGTTTACAATACCGTAGCTTAGCTGTATTCAAGAAAGACAAGATGGTCGGGTGGTTAAGTGATAAAGAGACAATCGGCTACAATTACATCACCGATAACGTTGTCAAAACCTCAGGTATTGTAATAGGGGACGACGGCCGGCCTATTGTTATTGAAGCGATACGGACAACCACTAAACGGAAAATGAAGATGGTCGGCGGCGAACCGCATATTTATATTCATGTAAAGGCGGAGGGCAATGTGCAAGAAGTCCAGAGCAAGGATAACCTGGAGGCGGAGAGCGTGATTAGACAACTTGAAAGGAAATCGGAAGAGCGGATAATCCTGCGGATGGAAACTGCCGTCAAGCATATTAACGAGCGCTACAATGTGGATGTCATGGGCTTTGGACAGTTGATCTACCGTGCCAATCCTAAAGCTTGGGCCAGGCTGAAGCAGACAAAGGGGGACAATTACCTGAAATCGCTGCCTGTCCATTACAAAGTCACCATGTCGATTAACCGGATCGGTGTTACGGACAAATCTTTTATTGATGATGTCAAGGAGTGA
- a CDS encoding MerR family transcriptional regulator, whose amino-acid sequence MTENHNQYLTTSEFAKTCGVTKHTLFHYDEIGLLKPEYTNSKGYRYYSIPQSYTLDIINVLKKAGSSLQEIKGFMQNQNTPLLLELLKQKLDVLEVERNKIKRMQSLLKGAIEMTEQAQGEVDDGPSIEECEEEYFIAIQLQQGDGDKEFAHKLSEHREYCESHFIDCEFPIWTILGKDRLESGDYYADYIANRLKTPIPGERMIIKPKGRYVIMNHRGSYETMPVTYSIINKYISSKGMAISGSAYSVDLLNYLAEKNPDNYVIQISVEVSDC is encoded by the coding sequence ATGACGGAAAATCACAATCAATACCTTACTACCAGCGAATTTGCCAAAACTTGCGGAGTCACCAAACATACCCTGTTTCATTATGATGAAATCGGGCTTTTAAAACCGGAATATACCAACTCAAAGGGCTACCGTTATTATTCCATTCCGCAATCTTACACGCTTGATATTATAAATGTGCTGAAAAAGGCAGGGAGTTCACTTCAGGAAATCAAGGGGTTCATGCAAAATCAGAACACACCATTGCTCCTAGAGCTGCTCAAACAGAAGCTGGATGTCCTGGAAGTCGAGCGGAATAAAATTAAAAGGATGCAAAGCCTATTGAAAGGTGCTATTGAAATGACGGAGCAAGCTCAGGGGGAGGTAGACGATGGGCCGTCGATAGAGGAATGTGAAGAGGAATATTTCATTGCCATACAATTACAACAGGGCGATGGTGACAAGGAGTTTGCTCACAAATTAAGCGAACACCGGGAATATTGCGAGAGTCATTTTATTGATTGCGAGTTCCCGATTTGGACCATTTTAGGCAAGGACCGCCTGGAGTCGGGAGATTATTATGCGGATTATATTGCCAATAGGCTCAAGACCCCGATTCCGGGGGAGCGGATGATCATCAAACCCAAAGGACGCTATGTCATCATGAATCATAGAGGATCGTATGAAACAATGCCCGTAACGTACTCAATTATAAACAAATATATAAGTAGCAAAGGAATGGCTATCTCCGGGAGTGCTTACTCAGTGGATCTCCTCAACTATTTGGCAGAAAAAAATCCGGACAACTATGTTATACAAATATCAGTTGAAGTTTCAGACTGCTAA
- a CDS encoding MFS transporter, translated as MSKFKRWMILAIVSSALLLIVMDMTILYTALPSLTHDLGASASEKLWILNGYSLVMAGLLPAMGTLGDRLGYKKIFTLGLLVFSVASLTAAFSPVPLVLVAARVLLAVGASMMMPATLSIIRVTFTDDRERALAIGIWGSISSGGAGLGPIVGGLLLEHFWWGSVFLINLPIAIIALALTVMYVPQHAGNKDKKWDLIGSIQIMIAMVGLIYSIKEFARRDGSITFAIMGAVAGALALIIFIRRQNNSSSPLIDLSLFKITRFSTGFITALVGAFAQMGIQYIVTQRLQLVEGLTPLQAGLFTISIPAAALIAGPITGAVMHRFDVIRLKSLSLLIASLGMAIYLTQFNAGIAGQIVGLALLGAGLGAGMTAASHSIMNYAPSHKAGMAASIEEVAYEMGGASGIAIIGSMSALVYSLSMKIPSGLKVPAIVKDSLDEALLVAEGLPPQAAEALKEAGRTALDHSFFIILAGVAVFLAAASLIVRLAGGRSKAHDLLKL; from the coding sequence ATGTCTAAGTTCAAACGTTGGATGATTCTGGCTATCGTATCAAGCGCACTTTTGCTTATTGTGATGGATATGACCATCCTGTATACTGCATTGCCCAGCTTAACGCATGATCTCGGTGCGTCTGCGTCAGAAAAATTATGGATTCTCAATGGTTACTCTCTTGTTATGGCGGGTTTGCTTCCGGCGATGGGGACACTTGGGGACCGTTTGGGTTATAAAAAAATCTTCACCCTCGGGTTGCTCGTATTTTCTGTTGCTTCACTTACTGCAGCCTTTTCCCCCGTCCCTCTAGTATTGGTTGCAGCCCGGGTTCTTCTTGCAGTTGGAGCATCCATGATGATGCCTGCAACATTGTCCATTATCAGAGTTACCTTTACGGATGATCGTGAACGTGCACTTGCGATCGGCATTTGGGGCTCCATTTCCTCAGGCGGTGCAGGGCTTGGTCCGATTGTCGGCGGGCTTTTGCTGGAACATTTCTGGTGGGGTTCCGTGTTTCTGATTAACCTGCCAATTGCGATCATTGCCTTGGCCTTAACAGTGATGTATGTTCCGCAACATGCTGGCAATAAAGATAAGAAATGGGACCTCATCGGTTCGATCCAGATCATGATCGCTATGGTGGGACTTATCTACTCAATTAAAGAATTTGCGCGGCGTGACGGGTCCATAACATTCGCCATAATGGGGGCCGTTGCCGGTGCCCTGGCACTGATCATCTTTATCCGCCGCCAGAACAACAGCAGCAGTCCGCTAATTGATCTTTCTTTATTCAAAATCACAAGATTCTCCACTGGTTTTATCACTGCCCTGGTTGGTGCATTTGCACAAATGGGGATTCAATATATTGTGACCCAGCGTCTTCAATTGGTGGAAGGTCTGACACCGCTCCAAGCAGGGTTGTTCACGATAAGCATCCCGGCTGCAGCTTTAATTGCCGGCCCGATAACGGGGGCTGTAATGCACCGTTTTGATGTTATCCGGTTGAAGAGCCTCTCTCTGCTGATTGCCAGTCTGGGGATGGCCATCTATTTAACGCAGTTTAATGCAGGGATTGCCGGGCAAATTGTTGGACTGGCTTTATTGGGTGCCGGATTGGGAGCAGGTATGACAGCTGCCTCTCATTCGATTATGAACTATGCCCCTTCACATAAAGCAGGGATGGCTGCGTCCATTGAAGAGGTTGCATATGAGATGGGGGGAGCATCGGGTATAGCTATCATCGGAAGTATGTCGGCGCTTGTGTATTCCCTGTCGATGAAAATTCCTTCGGGCCTTAAGGTGCCTGCGATTGTGAAGGACAGTCTGGATGAAGCACTGCTGGTTGCAGAGGGCTTGCCTCCTCAGGCTGCAGAAGCATTGAAAGAGGCAGGCCGTACTGCCCTTGACCACTCTTTTTTTATTATTCTTGCGGGTGTAGCTGTATTTTTGGCAGCAGCGTCGCTAATCGTCCGGTTGGCCGGAGGGCGGTCCAAGGCTCATGATCTTTTAAAGCTTTAG
- a CDS encoding NADPH-dependent FMN reductase yields the protein MTKLNIGIILGSTRQGRVSPQVGEWVKGIADARGDANYEIVDIADFKLPLLGESDNYAPAQAWGAKLATLDGFVFIAQEYNHSLTGALKNALDSARDEWNNKAAGIVSYGSAGGVRAAEHLRGILGELQVADVRVHPLLSLFTDFENGTVFKPADLHTANVNAMLDQVLAWSGALKTLRQ from the coding sequence ATGACAAAGTTAAACATCGGTATTATACTCGGCAGCACTCGTCAAGGACGGGTAAGTCCGCAAGTAGGTGAATGGGTAAAAGGAATCGCAGACGCACGCGGAGATGCCAACTATGAAATCGTGGACATTGCTGATTTCAAATTGCCGCTGCTTGGTGAAAGTGATAATTACGCACCCGCTCAGGCTTGGGGAGCAAAGCTTGCCACACTCGACGGATTCGTATTTATTGCCCAGGAATATAATCACAGCCTTACGGGAGCACTTAAGAATGCACTGGATTCTGCCCGTGATGAATGGAACAATAAAGCTGCAGGTATCGTAAGTTATGGTTCTGCAGGCGGTGTACGCGCCGCTGAACACTTGCGTGGAATTCTCGGTGAACTGCAGGTTGCGGATGTCCGGGTACACCCGCTGTTGTCCTTGTTCACAGACTTCGAGAACGGTACAGTCTTCAAACCGGCTGATCTGCATACCGCAAATGTAAACGCGATGCTTGATCAAGTGCTGGCCTGGAGCGGAGCGCTAAAGACATTGCGTCAATAA
- a CDS encoding sugar O-acetyltransferase — translation MATNKENMLAGKLYLAGGGELARDHKKSRMLTRLFNNSTEEQLGYRVELLKELFCSTGESLYIEPPFRCDYGCNITIGNNFYANYDCIIIDVAPVTIGSNVLLGPRVGVYTAGHPIDAEVRNTMLEFGKPITIGNNVWVGANTVINPGVNIGNNVIIGSGAVVTKDIPDNVIAVGNPCKVLRSITEEDKQHWETLKDEYYRDIEIDQ, via the coding sequence ATGGCGACAAACAAAGAAAACATGCTAGCGGGCAAGCTATACCTTGCCGGAGGCGGGGAATTAGCCCGAGACCATAAGAAATCCAGAATGCTCACCCGTTTGTTCAACAACAGTACGGAAGAACAGTTAGGATATAGAGTGGAATTGCTCAAGGAATTATTCTGTTCTACAGGGGAATCCTTGTATATTGAACCCCCTTTCCGCTGCGATTATGGCTGCAACATCACAATCGGCAATAACTTTTATGCAAATTATGACTGCATCATCATTGACGTGGCACCCGTAACCATCGGCAGCAATGTGTTATTGGGTCCAAGGGTAGGTGTATATACTGCCGGCCACCCCATTGATGCAGAGGTCCGCAATACCATGCTCGAATTTGGCAAACCGATTACTATTGGAAACAACGTGTGGGTCGGCGCAAACACAGTAATAAATCCCGGTGTCAACATCGGCAACAATGTGATCATCGGTTCCGGGGCCGTAGTCACCAAGGATATTCCCGATAATGTTATTGCTGTGGGCAACCCCTGCAAAGTGCTTAGATCTATTACTGAAGAAGACAAACAGCATTGGGAAACTCTCAAAGACGAATATTACAGAGACATTGAGATTGATCAATAA
- a CDS encoding ROK family protein has translation MNQIANNSMRVKRINQELIKEALKAMKQGTKAAVASVTGLSIATCGNILNELVETGEVIETELEASSGGRPARRFLYNADFSYIACIYAKTEDGSLSLTFAVTNSTGELVEQGLLEPELIDAASFDHLVATLTQKYNNIKAVGIGIPGLVHQGVINICDIHSLINVPLESLLKEKYNVEVTVENDMNLTAYGFYNKQSYDEDKTIVVLTFIRGSFPGSGIIIDGHIHKGNTRFAGEVSFLPFGISREEQFIRLGGDDTFLPLAVHAVASLTAVINPKTIALTGEQFRQEDVQHILESCLEIIPAEHMPQLILLDDPDDDYMNGLIAITLESMTYSLQLIEKRR, from the coding sequence ATGAATCAGATCGCCAACAATTCTATGCGCGTTAAAAGGATAAATCAGGAGCTGATCAAGGAAGCCTTAAAAGCGATGAAGCAAGGCACAAAGGCTGCGGTAGCCAGCGTTACAGGGTTAAGTATAGCGACCTGCGGAAACATCCTCAATGAGCTGGTAGAAACCGGCGAGGTTATTGAGACCGAACTGGAAGCTTCCAGCGGAGGACGTCCGGCAAGGCGTTTCCTGTACAATGCTGATTTCTCCTATATCGCCTGCATCTATGCCAAAACGGAGGACGGCTCGTTATCCTTAACTTTTGCGGTAACAAATTCAACCGGTGAACTTGTGGAACAAGGTCTGCTGGAACCCGAGCTTATTGACGCGGCAAGCTTTGATCATCTGGTCGCAACGCTCACACAGAAATATAACAATATTAAGGCCGTTGGCATCGGTATTCCGGGTCTTGTTCATCAAGGTGTTATTAATATTTGTGATATCCATTCGTTAATCAATGTTCCGCTGGAATCACTGCTTAAGGAGAAGTACAACGTCGAGGTCACTGTTGAAAATGATATGAATCTCACCGCCTACGGATTCTATAACAAGCAGTCCTATGATGAAGACAAAACCATCGTGGTGCTGACCTTTATCCGCGGCAGCTTTCCGGGCTCGGGGATTATAATCGACGGACATATTCACAAGGGAAATACCCGGTTTGCTGGCGAAGTTTCTTTTTTGCCCTTTGGAATTTCCCGGGAAGAGCAGTTCATCCGCTTAGGTGGAGATGATACCTTTCTCCCTTTGGCCGTGCATGCTGTAGCTTCATTGACCGCGGTTATTAATCCGAAGACCATTGCACTTACGGGAGAGCAATTCAGACAAGAAGATGTGCAGCACATTCTGGAAAGCTGTCTGGAGATCATCCCCGCAGAACATATGCCTCAGCTTATCCTGCTGGATGATCCTGATGATGATTACATGAACGGCCTTATTGCCATCACACTCGAAAGCATGACGTACTCTTTACAGCTTATAGAGAAACGCCGGTAA
- a CDS encoding sugar O-acetyltransferase, which produces MTEKEKSHLGLLYDANYDKELIEERLYAKGMCYEYNRLHPANTEGREEIIRKLLGSTAERFLVEQPFVCDYGYNIEIGENFYINHNSVMLDGAKITFGDNVFVAPNCGFYTAGHALDVEQRNQGLEVAFPIAVGNNVWIGGGVSVLPGVTIGDNTVIGAGSVVTKDIPSGVLAAGNPCRVIREITEADRDKYRRE; this is translated from the coding sequence ATGACAGAAAAAGAAAAATCACATTTAGGTTTATTGTACGATGCAAATTATGACAAGGAATTGATCGAAGAACGTTTATACGCTAAGGGAATGTGTTATGAATACAACCGGCTGCATCCGGCAAATACCGAAGGTAGAGAAGAAATCATCAGAAAACTTCTGGGAAGCACAGCAGAGCGGTTCCTGGTCGAACAGCCTTTTGTCTGCGACTATGGCTATAATATTGAGATCGGAGAAAATTTCTATATCAACCACAACAGTGTAATGCTAGATGGGGCGAAGATTACCTTCGGCGACAATGTATTCGTAGCGCCCAACTGCGGATTTTATACTGCAGGGCACGCACTTGACGTGGAACAGCGCAATCAAGGGCTGGAAGTTGCCTTTCCGATTGCAGTAGGAAACAACGTCTGGATTGGCGGCGGCGTAAGCGTCCTGCCGGGCGTGACCATCGGTGACAACACGGTCATCGGCGCCGGGAGTGTCGTAACCAAGGACATTCCCTCCGGTGTGCTGGCAGCCGGCAATCCCTGCCGGGTCATCCGTGAAATTACGGAAGCAGACCGGGATAAATACCGGCGGGAATAG
- a CDS encoding aldo/keto reductase family protein, with the protein MKYRRLGGTGLKVSEISLGSWLTYGGYVERENAVKAIETAYGLGVNFFDTANVYEKGAAEKVLGETLRGFPRESYVLATKVFGVMGEGPNDRGLSRKHITEQCHASLKRLGAEYVDIMYCHRYDPETPIEETLRTLDDLVRQGKVLYVGVSEWTAAQMAEALAVADRYLLDHIVVNQPIYNMFERYIEKEIIPLGQRKGIGQVVFSPLAQGLLTGKYSSVSDIPEDSRAAKLDWMRKGITEEKIAKVRQLEGVAAELDISVGNLALAWILRQPNVASALVGASRPEQVEENVLASGIELSGDIVTKIEEILG; encoded by the coding sequence ATGAAGTATCGCAGATTGGGTGGAACAGGGCTTAAGGTCAGTGAAATCAGCTTGGGAAGCTGGCTGACTTACGGCGGTTACGTGGAACGTGAGAATGCCGTTAAAGCCATTGAAACCGCTTACGGATTGGGTGTTAATTTTTTTGATACGGCCAATGTATATGAAAAAGGAGCGGCGGAGAAAGTGCTGGGCGAAACTTTACGCGGATTTCCCCGCGAGTCCTATGTTCTGGCGACCAAGGTTTTCGGCGTTATGGGGGAGGGGCCTAATGACCGCGGATTGTCCCGCAAGCATATTACCGAGCAGTGCCATGCCAGTCTGAAACGGCTTGGGGCCGAATATGTGGACATTATGTACTGCCATCGCTATGATCCGGAAACTCCTATTGAAGAAACACTGCGGACACTGGATGATCTGGTCCGTCAGGGCAAGGTGCTCTATGTGGGTGTAAGTGAATGGACGGCAGCGCAAATGGCGGAAGCGCTCGCGGTCGCCGACCGTTACCTTCTGGATCATATCGTTGTTAACCAGCCTATTTATAATATGTTCGAACGTTATATTGAGAAAGAGATCATTCCGCTCGGCCAGCGTAAAGGAATCGGACAAGTTGTCTTTTCCCCGCTGGCCCAAGGTCTGCTGACGGGTAAGTACAGCTCCGTCTCTGATATTCCTGAGGACAGCCGGGCAGCTAAGCTGGACTGGATGCGTAAAGGGATAACGGAAGAGAAAATTGCCAAAGTGCGTCAGCTTGAGGGTGTTGCGGCTGAACTGGACATTTCTGTCGGCAATTTGGCGCTGGCCTGGATTCTGCGTCAGCCTAATGTGGCAAGCGCGCTGGTCGGTGCAAGCCGTCCGGAGCAGGTTGAGGAGAATGTTCTGGCCTCAGGCATAGAGCTCTCCGGGGATATTGTGACCAAGATTGAAGAGATTCTGGGCTAA